The DNA sequence TCCATAAAACTACCGACTTGTCCTTGCCTGTCAAAAAATTACTTCCAATAAGAATCGCATTTGAGAAGAAGGAAATAGATATGTagttttttttgaaatagatATGTAGTTTAAAGTTTTAGTAGTCAGGCACAATCAACTAGCATTTCCAGTCATTTGTAGAAttcaatttttgtttaaatatAACAGTATTTATCAAAAAGCCGTAACACTTAATACTTACTCAAGACTTCATATCCTAACAAAAGAAGGGAGAATACACCAGCAACATGACTAAGTAGAACCCTATTTAACAGTCCCATAATGAAGAATCGACAAAGACAGACAGCATATCAAATATACTTCACTTACAACTTCACCAAACATTATGTTGTGTGTGACCATATCAGGGATTAAATTACGAAGTACATTACACCAAGAAACTCTAACCTCCAGAGAGTACAAAAGGTTCAGTTGGGCACATGGCAAGTGCAAATTCAGCATTATCTTGATGCCCAGTTAGTAGCTGCAAAATAGcaaaacttaaatcaataaacaCCTACCTGAGAAAAGGGTAGCATATATGTGAATGAATAATATAGCTACTTATATGAAAGGACACTGACTAATATAATATAGCTATCTGAATCAGtagataaattaatatatgtacaCATAAGAAAATAGAATTGGAAAAGATAGTCACCAAATCAGGACGGGAATTTGTAGCTCCCAGTACTGCATGGCGATTAGGCTGCGCCTCCACGTCCCAAATGAAGACCTGttttacaaattaaaaataaaacccaCATTGAGTTTCTATAAATAATAAAGTTCAAACTGTATAAGACAGCCAATTCCTATACTTGAATGGAACTCataacattaaaaataaaacccaCATTGAGTTTCTATAAATAATAAAGTTCAAATTATATAAGACAGCCAATTCCTATACTTGAATGGAACTCATAACATTAGTTCTTACATCAGGACTGTCAGTATGCGTAGCCACTATTTTACTGTTCTGCGGGAGCTCCCTGATTCTGTTCACCTACAAatcataattacatattatctTTTGTCAAAATAGGTAGTATCATTATTATGATTGATAACATGACAACAAAAGTCATTGTCTAGACAAACGACATGCTAAACTAATCCATAAAACGCAATATAAATAATGTGACCGACACGAGTAACAGCTCAAATCCCTTATGAACAATTTAAAATTATtcacaaaattaaaactaatgCGTTAAGTTTCCAatcagaaaaaataaataaattagtacTTCCAAAATTGTTATATTTCCTTTATTGTTACGAGGCAATTTACGTTACCCACTTCGCAAATGATGATTGTGAAAATTTAAAGATCTAAAAGGATATAAATGTAATCAACTACAGGAAAACAGCCTTTATTAAAAATCCCTAAATAATCCATAAAAAATAACTTGATATGAATGAAAGATTAAAGAAAAGATGGAAAGGTATTAAAAGATACCATACCTCGCCTGGATGAATAATGGTTTTATACTTCTTCACAAAGGGCGAACGTGCTTCTTCATTGAACTGTAACAAAACAATTAACAAAACCATAAACAAAGCAGTTAATAAACTGGTTAGAACTTCAAACTACAGTGATACAAAgatggcaaaaaaaaaaaagaggcatACTATTTTTTCATCATGGCATCACCTGAGATATGTGTTCTGCAGCAGCAACCCTAGGTTTGACAACTTCACAGTTCGCTATAACCAGTGTATTTGGAACACTGCCATCAGTCTGTGTGAAGAAACAAtcatataaataacaaaaagaGACCAAAATAAAGCAAAGTGACAATAAAATTCACTCTTGAAAAATTGCAAGCAGCCATTCCTATTAGTCTTATGTACTATTTAAGCTTTAAAAATTTAACCCCACGAATGGTACATGAAACTCTCAGCTCCAAATACCTATAAGCAACAATCTTTCCTTAAATCGCAAAAAGAACAATTCATTTCCCATCCACGAAACTAACAATACAACCCTAAGAGATTGATAAAACCAAATTAACCAATAAAAGTTACTTATCACTAAAGAGTCAATAAAAGTGTATCCAAATCAGTCCAAAAAtaacatatcaaaataaataaataaataaaactggGTAAGGGTGGAAGGTCATCTTTTTACCTGTTCAGAAAGATAGAGACGCTGGCGGTTCTTGTAAGTAGCTTGCTCTAGTTGCGGACCCCATCTATCAACATCAAAAACCAAAAGACAATTTTCAAGTTTGAATCAATGTCTACAAGATAATCTAAACTAAatgcaaaagaaaaaagaaaaaaacaataaaCAACTTTTTGAATTGACAGTAAACCAAACAGCTTGAACCTTAACAAGAGCAACGAGTAAAAACCCTAAAACACAAAGAATACCATAACGGCATCAACAACAACAAGGCTTATAATCCACATTCCATCGTTTATTTCTCAACAACATCTTCCATTATCCACATGTTCCTGACTTCCAAACAGACTACATTGCAATCTCgagttaaagaaaaataaaaataaatatatatatatggatggaGAGGACGAACCGGCAAGAGAGAGAAGGCCAAACGAGATTGTGATTGGCGAGCCAGTCGTAGAGAACTGGGACCAAAGATTTCCACTGGGTGTACCTCTCCTCGACGGAAGCCTCAGTTCCTTTCCCTTTCTCTCTCATCTCCGTGGAGTTACAAAATGAGTGAGTCGGATCAAGCGAGTTGGCTTGGTATTGGTTGGCGTGTGGGCTGTGCTGTGCTGTGCCTGTGGGGTTTCTCTTCTTCGAGTTTTCCCGCCACTTTAGAGTGAAGAAGACCTCGTGGGTTTTCGTGTGTCCCGGGTCCTCACACTGAAGCCCTGACTCTGTCTGTACTATTTATTTACTCTCACTCCTCTGATTCTGACTACCTTGTCAAACTGtaataattgaaaaaggaaAGGTTAACTTACTAGATCAATCATTTCCttcaaaaattggtatttttacgaatataaacaaatattgaCCTTGTTAATCCCTATTTATGAACATTTTGAGAATTGAACCCCAGCCCATCCCATACAATTATGGGTTGTGCCGAAGGTCAGGCCCAGTCCAACCCATAAACCCATTGAGCACGAGGCCATGCCATATTTTAAGGAccggtttttttttaaaaaaaaaaatatatatattttcctaaAATGTAACATacgaaaataaaagtaaaaattacacaatatataaaaaaattataaaaatttatttttttatggtatAAATAAATGATATCATGGGATTATAAGTTTTTCTATTTCTTTACATATAAATGagcttttttatattatatttttttatgaaaaaaggtaaaaatctcatataaaatattaaataaatttgataaaaGTTGTAATAATAAGTTTCGTGGGAAAGTCAGTGTTGGAAAATTCAACAGAAAAGTTATTATTGTTGgaaaagttaccaaaaaaattattatcacCGAAAAAATCATTGTCGCTGAAAAAGTCACCAGAATTAGATATTtcagttataaataaaaaaagaatctGTTCTATAACATAacgaataaaaacaaataacacaaaataactcaaactgattataattaaaatataaccggttttaagagtttacttttttatggcataaataaataataccatGGAATTatggattttttattttatttttacatttatatagacttttttatgccatatttttgtaaaaaaaaaatatgaaaatttcatattttaagtTTTCCCAAAATACATGTTGTATTGTGTCgtgtctaatttttatttttcataatataCTTTCAATGTTTTTGTGTTATATCttcataataaataattaatcgtaataatttattataatatagtcTTGATAGTTATCACAACTTTAatattgtttaatttattaaaaataaaatatttaacataaaccttttctttaataaaattagtatcTTTATTAACTAATCAAATCGTTAATAATAATAGAACGTGTTTCAGAAGAACAATCTTCCAACTGAAGCACACGACCTGGAGAGAAGCAAAAGTCTCTGGCTAAGCAGTGAGCGAGCTTGTTTGCAGATCGTTTGACAGAACACGATTTAACATTGTCTAAAGATAAAAGCAACGCACGAACATCATGGACTAAAAGACCAAAAGAAGATGATATAGAGATTTTACTTTGAATAACTTGCATGCATACCAAGCTGTCTGATTCCAAAATCACTTGTCCCCAATTGTGCCGATCAATCCAACTTAAAGTTTCTTCGATGCCAACCATCTCAGCAACTTCAGCTTTAACCCTCCCCAAATGACTCCGATTGTAAGCCTCCACAACATTGCAATGGAGTCGCGAGCCACACAACCCCACCCAAACTTGCCTTCATGCTCAAATAAGGCGCCATCAACATTAACCTTGATCTTTCTTGAAGAAGGTGCACTCTAATGCTCAACCAAACGACCTCCATCGAACAACGAAGACAAAGAAAGACCCTTTATTTTTTGAGCATCTTTGAATTGATCAAGTAACATCCTTGCTGATGTAACCACATTTGCAGCAGTCCAACTTTTTTGCTACCAAACAAAGTTATTTATGGCACGCCAAATGGCCCAGCTGACCATAACCGTCTCCTCCAACTCGCCTTCTTTTCCTCAGCATTGCAGCTCCAACAGCCAATTGCTGAAATCATCCTCCATATTACTGCCAACATCCACACTTGATTTGTTACAGCAAGCACGAGCATGAACACACTCAACTAACGCATGAAAAGTAGTTTCAGCTGCAGTGAGACACAAGGGGCATTTAACATAAACCACTAAATCATCACCCTATGTgtatatagattttattaatttttaaataaagttattttagatattttaatataaaaattcttttgcaaaaataaatgatttttttttatttttaagcagtttttttcttcttgtaTTTTTACATAAATCTACATAGGAATTTATATAATAACTAACAGAGCAACCTAAATTACAACTCAAATTCATATAACAATCTATATAAAAATTACCAGAACAAcccaaaatgtaaaaataaaaaaatattatatagagTAATTGGAATTAGTAATTTGTCAACCATGttgtttttctaaaaaatgtTCTTACATttgttttttcaaataaatGTTTACAGAGTAAGTGTTGAAATTATTAGGGTCCTATGTACTAGTATGTTGTCTTATTTGGGGTTGAACTATGCTTGTAGCAATTCAAATATAGAGGATCTGCACCCATTCATGGTATGGTAATGGTAGTAGTAGTGGTTGCGGTGGTGAAGTTTATTTGACGAGCTCGGGTTTTATAGATCTCGCCAATAATTCCTTAAGCAAATATGCCAACCTTTGATATCTCCCATGAAGCCTTTATTTGTTGGACTAGAGAATATCAATGGATGAGCTCGCTGCATGTTGTTGTCAATTGTTTGTGTTATTGATAGTCAGGATTACTTTTTCTCAATGGAAGGAAATTTAACAGTTTGACCCCGGAGTGTGGCATTAGACAAGGAGACCCCCTATCTCCGTACATCTTTATCTGGGCTGTTGAAATCCTCTCGCGTATCCTTGAGCACGCCCTTGATAACGGTACCATAAGTGGTATAAAGCTAAGCAGAGAGGGCCCCAAACTCTCCCATCTGTTCTTTGCCGATGATCTGATCCTTGTTGGCAGGGCAAACCTTGATGAAGCAAGGGGTATGTGGCATTGCCTGGAAAAGTTTTGTGATTGGTCTggtcaaagaattaataagctcAAAACCTCCATTTTCTTTAGCGGTAACACAAGTGATGGTATGAAACGAGGCATCAGGCAAGCTTTGGGATTGAACTGTGAATTGGGTAACATAAACTATTTGGGACTCCCGCTTTTTAGATCCCGCCAAAAGGATGCAGATTTTAACTTCATTCTTGATAATCTGGTGTCAAAACTCCATGGGTGGAAGTTAAAATCGTTATCAAAGGCTGGTCGTGCTACATTGATCAAATCGGTGGGACTTGCTTTGCCTATTTACACGATGCAGACGACAAAGCTTTCTAAAAAGCTTGCATCTAGGATTGATGGTATGGTGAGGGACTTCTGGTGGGGCTGTGAACAAGGTAATAGAGGCATCTATCTTAAAGCCTGGGACCAGTTGTGCCTTCCTAAGTCCCGTGGGGGGCTTGGATTTAGAAAGACTGTGGAGATGAACCAGGCATTGCTCGCCAAGTGGGGTTGGGCTCTGCTGACTGAGGAAGAGTCGCTGTGCTGTAATGTTCTCAGATCTAAGTACCTTAAGGGTAAACCGTTTTTTGACTGTGAGGTTAAGAGCTCCGATTCTTGGTTTTGGAAAAATGTGGTGCGATCAAAAGAGATTTTAAGAAAAGGGGCGTGCAAGCTAATATCCGATGGGCGAGAGACAAGTATTTGGGATGACCCTTGGGTTATCCACGGTACGGATTTTTACCCTAAGTCTAATTATCGTCAACAACGGGGCTTGGAGAAAGTGTCGGATTTACTGCTACCTGACGGGAATTGGGACACACCCAAGCTCCACAACCTTTTTGACCAGGAAACTGTTAGTAACATCTTAAGAGGCGGTATTCCGAGTGGTCAGGGAAGGGATAGATGGGTCTGGACAAAAGAATCAAATGGTCTGTTTTCAACCAAGTCTGCATATCTTATTTAAGCCCTTGATCGGGCTCCTATGTGCAACATTGCTTCGGCACTATGGAACAAACTTTGGAACTCAAAGATTTTGGAGCGGCATAAGGTCCATTGGTGGAGTATCCTTTCCAATGCGCTACCCTTACGAGCCCCTCTTGCTAAGAGAATGGGTTTTGAGGAGGTTTCCTGCCCTATTTGTGGAGAGGCTGAGGAGACCACAGAGCACTTGTTCCTGTATTGCAACTTTGCCTTCCACCTTTGGCGATCCTCTCCTTGGGGGGTTATGCCTGTGCTCGATTCAGGAGCCCGAATGTGGGACTGGGTTACTTTTCTATGGAATCTTAAATCAAGAGGAGTTGATACTGATAAGCTGTTCCTCTACGCCTCAATTGTGGTAGATACGATTTGGAGGGCCCGCAACGACAAGGTACATAATAAATCAATGGGTAACATTAAACACTATATTGACTCTATTTTGTCTTGTTACACAGACTATGGCTCCTGCCTTCTTTCCCCTCCACAGTCTGTTGAGACTCAGGCTTGGTCTCCGCCTCCGGAAGATTGGATTAAAATCAACTGCGATGTCAAAGTCGGAGGTGAGACTATGTGTGCAGTGGCGATTGCGAGAGACCATAATGAATCAGTTTTGTGGGTGGCGGCAAAAAGGTTACAATTCACTGACCCACTCACTGGAGAAGCTGCGGCCTGTCTTTTAGCCATGGAGACGGCGGTCTCATTACATCATCCTTTTGTTTTAGTGGAGAGTGATTCTGATGTTGTTATCGAGAACCTAAAAGGGGATGACTCTATTTGGGGGATTGAGAACTATGTGCGTCATTGCAAACTCCTCTCTACTTTTATGactaattgtaatttttcttatataactAGAAACTGTAACTACgcggcccataatgtggctaaatGGGCATTTGCCCACAATGTTACGGGCATGGTAGAAATATCTACTATACCTGTTAATATCTTTTGTAATGACCATGAGGTCTAactctaattttattttatttataaacgcatttttcaaaaaaaaaagatagtcaGGATTAGCTCTCTTTTTGGCTTTTCTTTTCTGTtagttagttacaattttgttACAATGTTAGTTGCTTGCTTTTGCCTTCTGTATATttctaggttttttttttttttttttttttttttgtaggtaACTAACTGATAT is a window from the Cannabis sativa cultivar Pink pepper isolate KNU-18-1 chromosome 1, ASM2916894v1, whole genome shotgun sequence genome containing:
- the LOC133034656 gene encoding uncharacterized protein LOC133034656 yields the protein MCNIASALWNKLWNSKILERHKVHWWSILSNALPLRAPLAKRMGFEEVSCPICGEAEETTEHLFLYCNFAFHLWRSSPWGVMPVLDSGARMWDWVTFLWNLKSRGVDTDKLFLYASIVVDTIWRARNDKVHNKSMGNIKHYIDSILSCYTDYGSCLLSPPQSVETQAWSPPPEDWIKINCDVKVGGETMCAVAIARDHNESVLWVAAKRLQFTDPLTGEAAACLLAMETAVSLHHPFVLVESDSDVVIENLKGDDSIWGIENYVRHCKLLSTFMTNCNFSYITRNCNYAAHNVAKWAFAHNVTGMVEISTIPVNIFCNDHEV